In a genomic window of Sporosarcina trichiuri:
- the cls gene encoding cardiolipin synthase, whose translation MTEIIGILTVAILTLNVVLAGILIFLERRDAAATWAWLLVLFFIPLFGFIIYLLLGRQLRKKHLFRWSGRDRIGIETLIDYQMEAIEDETFEFQLDDTAHYHDMIYLHLKNNHAVLTQDNDVEVFNDGKAKFESLLKDLENAKDHIHFQYYILRLDKIGSHIMEVLVKKAKQGVKVRVLFDDIGSRGLHVRHLKELTDNGGEAAAFFPALMPLINPRLNYRNHRKIVVIDGRIAYVGGFNVGDEYLGMSKKFGYWRDTHLRIEGSAVHPLQTRFLLDWNQALSSSEVQYNDRYFPVIPRKGSVGMQIVSSGPDNEWEQIKDGYLKMIFIAKEYIYIQTPYFIPDVSFLDALRIACLSGVDVRIMIPNKPDHMFVYWATYSNIGTLLKAGARVYIYENGFIHSKQIVVDDELSTVGTANIDERSFRLNFEINAFLYDREISRELAELFEQDIQLSTELTYDMYLNRSRTIKVKESVSRLLSPIL comes from the coding sequence ATGACTGAAATTATCGGCATTCTCACAGTGGCCATCCTGACGCTGAACGTGGTGCTGGCCGGGATCCTCATATTTCTGGAACGGCGGGATGCGGCCGCGACCTGGGCCTGGCTGCTTGTCCTGTTCTTCATTCCTCTGTTCGGATTCATCATCTATTTGCTTCTCGGCAGGCAGCTGCGGAAAAAGCATTTGTTCAGATGGTCGGGGCGCGACCGGATCGGTATTGAAACACTCATCGATTACCAGATGGAAGCCATCGAAGACGAAACGTTCGAATTCCAGCTTGATGATACCGCACATTATCACGATATGATCTATCTCCATCTGAAAAACAACCATGCAGTATTGACACAGGACAATGACGTAGAAGTCTTCAATGACGGCAAAGCCAAATTCGAGTCCCTCCTGAAGGATCTGGAGAATGCAAAAGATCATATCCATTTCCAGTACTATATTCTGCGCCTCGACAAAATCGGTTCTCACATAATGGAAGTTCTTGTGAAAAAAGCGAAACAGGGCGTGAAGGTCCGTGTGCTGTTCGACGATATCGGTTCCCGTGGGCTGCATGTCAGGCATCTGAAGGAGCTGACGGATAATGGCGGGGAGGCAGCCGCCTTCTTCCCTGCACTCATGCCGCTGATCAATCCCCGGCTGAACTACCGGAATCACCGGAAGATTGTCGTGATCGACGGCCGGATTGCGTACGTCGGCGGCTTCAATGTCGGAGACGAGTATCTCGGCATGAGCAAGAAATTCGGCTATTGGCGGGATACGCATCTGCGCATCGAAGGGAGCGCCGTCCATCCGCTGCAGACCCGCTTCCTGCTCGACTGGAACCAGGCGCTGTCATCGAGTGAGGTCCAATACAATGATCGTTACTTCCCGGTGATCCCCCGCAAGGGATCCGTCGGTATGCAGATTGTTTCCAGCGGTCCCGACAACGAATGGGAGCAGATCAAGGACGGCTATTTGAAGATGATCTTCATCGCGAAGGAATATATCTATATCCAGACACCGTACTTCATACCGGATGTCAGCTTCCTCGATGCGCTGCGGATCGCCTGCCTGTCCGGCGTGGATGTGCGGATCATGATTCCGAACAAACCGGATCACATGTTCGTCTACTGGGCGACCTACTCCAATATCGGCACATTGCTGAAAGCGGGAGCCCGTGTCTATATCTATGAGAATGGCTTCATCCATTCCAAGCAGATCGTCGTGGACGATGAACTGTCGACGGTCGGTACAGCCAATATCGACGAGCGCAGTTTCCGCCTCAACTTTGAAATCAACGCCTTCTTGTATGACCGTGAGATATCAAGGGAACTCGCAGAGCTGTTCGAGCAGGATATCCAGTTATCGACGGAGCTGACGTACGATATGTATTTGAACCGCTCCCGCACCATCAAGGTCAAAGAATCCGTCTCCCGCTTGCTTTCACCAATTCTTTAG
- a CDS encoding UDP-N-acetylmuramoyl-tripeptide--D-alanyl-D-alanine ligase yields MKRKLTELADWLGASGQLLDETLVTGAAIDSRAVKPGNLFIPFRGEHANGHTYVRGAFGKGAAASLWLTDEPNPPEDVPLIFVDDAELALQQLARAYRAELTCKVIGVTGSNGKTSTKDLLASVLGAKFSVQKTEGNFNNELGLPLTILSLEEETDIAVLEMGMSGFGEISFLSKLAEPDIAIITNIGEAHLQDLGSREGIADAKFEIIDGLAEEGAFYYDGDEPLLEELVGHHPELNACSFGYGASCDLRASDIRVTPDGSGFTAAGMLEGNFVIPVYGEHQVKNSLAALLAADRLGMTAEESREALLHAELTPMRMQPVHAKSGALFINDAYNAAPTSLRAALSFIGSTSLRKDKWAVLGDMLELGENERQFHESVADQLGTLSLKGIALYGPRMRWLYEKLLENGTDAQLVWSEDDYEPIIRTLAESADEDTVILLKGSRGMALEHVLEGVLEMEA; encoded by the coding sequence ATGAAACGGAAACTTACAGAACTGGCAGACTGGCTTGGTGCATCCGGTCAGCTGCTTGATGAAACCCTTGTAACAGGAGCGGCTATCGATTCACGGGCAGTGAAACCAGGAAATCTGTTCATCCCGTTCCGCGGAGAGCATGCAAACGGCCATACATACGTCCGCGGTGCATTTGGTAAAGGGGCAGCAGCCTCACTCTGGCTGACGGACGAACCGAACCCGCCGGAAGACGTGCCGCTCATCTTTGTCGACGATGCAGAACTGGCGCTGCAGCAGCTCGCCCGCGCCTACCGCGCCGAACTGACGTGCAAAGTGATTGGCGTCACCGGATCGAACGGCAAAACCTCCACGAAAGATCTGCTCGCGAGTGTCCTGGGCGCAAAGTTCAGCGTGCAGAAGACCGAGGGCAATTTCAACAATGAACTCGGTCTGCCGCTGACGATTTTGTCACTTGAAGAAGAGACGGACATCGCAGTCCTGGAAATGGGCATGAGCGGATTCGGCGAGATTTCATTCCTGTCGAAACTGGCGGAACCGGACATTGCGATCATCACGAATATCGGCGAAGCGCACTTGCAGGACCTCGGCAGCCGGGAAGGTATTGCGGATGCGAAATTCGAGATCATCGACGGTCTCGCGGAAGAGGGCGCGTTCTACTATGATGGCGACGAACCGCTTCTTGAGGAGCTTGTCGGCCATCACCCTGAACTCAATGCCTGCTCGTTCGGATACGGCGCATCATGTGATCTTCGTGCATCCGATATCCGCGTGACCCCTGACGGGAGCGGATTCACCGCGGCGGGCATGCTGGAAGGGAATTTCGTAATCCCGGTATACGGCGAGCACCAAGTGAAAAATTCACTCGCGGCGCTCCTCGCGGCAGACCGGCTCGGCATGACGGCTGAGGAGAGCCGGGAGGCACTGCTGCATGCTGAACTGACGCCGATGCGCATGCAGCCGGTCCATGCAAAGAGCGGTGCATTGTTCATCAATGACGCCTATAATGCAGCGCCGACTTCGCTTCGTGCCGCCTTGTCATTCATCGGCAGCACCTCTCTCCGGAAAGACAAATGGGCCGTTCTCGGCGATATGCTGGAACTCGGGGAGAACGAACGGCAATTCCATGAATCAGTCGCGGATCAGCTGGGCACACTGTCCTTGAAAGGAATTGCCCTGTATGGACCCAGAATGCGATGGCTGTATGAAAAGCTGCTCGAAAACGGAACGGACGCGCAGCTGGTCTGGTCGGAGGATGACTATGAGCCGATCATCCGGACGCTGGCCGAGTCAGCTGACGAGGACACCGTCATCCTGCTGAAAGGCTCAAGGGGGATGGCGCTGGAACACGTGCTGGAAGGCGTGCTTGAAATGGAGGCGTGA
- a CDS encoding PH domain-containing protein, translating into MRKQPANKLSRKGLTVWRLYGILQTLLALLPAAGAGVLAYIFDWHWWVYVAASAAVIIFGILFINLFPRLRWSRWRYEVRETEIELQHGIFIVKRTLIPMVRVQHVDTAQGPILKRYVLSAISISTAATVHSIPMLEAGEADELRNRISALAKVAEDDV; encoded by the coding sequence TTGAGAAAGCAGCCAGCAAACAAATTATCCAGAAAAGGACTGACGGTCTGGCGCCTGTACGGTATCCTGCAGACGCTTCTCGCGCTGCTGCCGGCTGCCGGTGCAGGAGTCCTGGCATACATATTCGATTGGCACTGGTGGGTGTACGTTGCCGCTTCGGCAGCCGTGATCATTTTCGGCATCCTGTTCATCAATCTGTTTCCGCGTCTCCGATGGTCCAGATGGCGATATGAAGTCCGTGAGACGGAGATCGAACTGCAGCACGGCATATTCATCGTCAAGCGGACGCTGATCCCGATGGTGCGTGTCCAGCATGTCGACACTGCACAAGGTCCGATTTTAAAGCGCTACGTTTTATCAGCGATTTCGATCTCCACTGCGGCGACCGTGCACTCGATCCCGATGCTGGAGGCCGGGGAAGCGGATGAATTGCGGAACCGCATTTCAGCGCTTGCAAAGGTGGCGGAAGACGATGTCTGA
- a CDS encoding FtsW/RodA/SpoVE family cell cycle protein: MKIEQKAADRFDWPLAFLLLLFGAISLVAISSAQTTGQYGTNFIPSQIQWYVIGSIIIAVTMYFEPEQYKKAAWLIYGGGLFLLFVLFILPESLDLVARKNGAKSWFHLPGIGSLQPAEFMKTFFIIGLARVITKHHEKFTEKTLQTDFMLLMKIGIVLFVPLVLILLQPDLGTALVFLAITAALAVVSGITWKILLPIFIGSASIGGTMLLMAMYAQDFLTSLGFKPYQFQRIYSWLDPYSYSSNEGLHLITSLNAIGSGELFGKGFKAREVYVPESHTDFIFSVIGEEWGFFGASVVICLYFFLIYHLTKIALELKDPFSTYIASGIIAMITFHVFENIGMTIQLLPITGIPLPFISYGGSSLMGNMLAIGLIFSMKFHHRTYLFSSDED; encoded by the coding sequence ATGAAAATCGAACAAAAAGCGGCGGACCGGTTTGACTGGCCGCTCGCTTTCCTCCTGCTCCTGTTCGGGGCGATCAGCCTGGTGGCGATCTCCTCCGCACAGACAACAGGGCAATATGGCACGAACTTCATCCCCTCACAGATCCAGTGGTACGTGATCGGCTCCATCATCATTGCGGTGACGATGTACTTTGAGCCGGAACAGTATAAGAAAGCTGCCTGGCTCATATACGGCGGCGGCCTGTTCCTTCTTTTCGTCCTGTTCATCCTGCCGGAGAGCCTGGACCTGGTCGCCCGGAAAAATGGTGCAAAGAGCTGGTTCCATCTGCCGGGTATCGGCAGTCTGCAGCCCGCCGAATTCATGAAAACGTTCTTCATCATCGGACTGGCGCGCGTCATTACAAAGCACCATGAGAAGTTCACGGAAAAGACACTGCAGACGGACTTCATGCTGCTGATGAAAATCGGTATTGTCCTGTTCGTACCGCTCGTCCTCATCCTGCTGCAGCCGGACCTTGGGACGGCGCTCGTTTTTCTGGCCATCACGGCAGCGCTTGCCGTCGTTTCCGGTATTACCTGGAAGATCCTGCTTCCAATATTCATCGGGAGTGCATCGATCGGCGGTACGATGCTGCTCATGGCGATGTATGCACAGGATTTCCTGACGTCGCTCGGCTTCAAGCCGTATCAGTTCCAGCGGATCTATTCCTGGCTCGACCCTTATTCGTATTCGTCGAACGAAGGGCTGCACCTGATCACCTCGCTGAATGCCATCGGTTCCGGTGAATTGTTCGGGAAAGGGTTCAAGGCACGAGAAGTGTATGTGCCGGAAAGCCATACGGACTTCATCTTCAGTGTGATCGGTGAGGAGTGGGGATTCTTTGGCGCAAGCGTTGTCATCTGCCTGTATTTCTTCCTGATTTACCATTTGACGAAAATCGCACTCGAGCTGAAAGATCCGTTCAGCACGTATATCGCTTCCGGCATCATTGCGATGATCACCTTCCACGTCTTCGAAAACATCGGCATGACAATCCAGCTGCTGCCGATCACAGGCATCCCGCTGCCGTTCATCAGCTATGGCGGGAGCTCGCTGATGGGCAATATGCTCGCGATCGGTCTGATATTCAGTATGAAATTCCATCATCGGACGTATTTGTTCAGCTCCGATGAGGACTGA
- a CDS encoding Lmo0850 family protein has protein sequence MAKEMDLKKIITNLAKLGVSATMTKSRLDMLKALTPPAQQDPQIQP, from the coding sequence ATGGCGAAAGAAATGGACTTGAAGAAGATCATCACAAACTTGGCGAAGTTAGGTGTTTCCGCTACAATGACAAAATCTCGTCTCGACATGCTGAAGGCATTGACACCGCCTGCCCAGCAAGACCCGCAAATCCAACCATGA
- a CDS encoding FtsW/RodA/SpoVE family cell cycle protein yields the protein MKLSNKWTDRFDWTLAFYLVLFFIVSLTAIASAQISGPHNTNFALLQVRWYVLGAFIVFMMIQLEPQAYKKLAWPLYGFGIFLLLFLMFAPGGEGQIAETRLGAKRWLHLPVIGTIQPSEFIKTFFILGLARMVSLHNENNLERTLKTDTLLLAKAGVMLIVPLAFIMKQPDLGTSLVFIAITAAVIITSGISWKLLAPIMAVGASAGATLLWMAVYAQDSLVRLGFDPYQFKRVYSWLDPYSYPGEEGYNLIQAMTAIGSGEFTGKGFRESVVYIPENHTDFIISVIGEEWGFVGTSLLITLFFVFIYHLTKIALTLKDPFSVYITAGVIAMIGFHVLENIGMNIQLLPITGIPLPFVSYGGSSLFSNMFAIGLVFSMRFHQQDFHFEAEEA from the coding sequence TTGAAACTTTCAAACAAGTGGACGGATCGCTTCGACTGGACACTTGCCTTTTATCTGGTCTTATTTTTCATTGTGAGTTTAACAGCCATCGCTTCCGCACAAATATCAGGCCCCCACAACACCAACTTCGCATTGCTGCAGGTCCGGTGGTATGTGCTCGGTGCGTTCATCGTCTTCATGATGATCCAGCTGGAACCCCAGGCATACAAAAAGCTCGCTTGGCCGCTGTACGGCTTCGGGATCTTCCTGCTGCTGTTCCTGATGTTCGCGCCAGGCGGTGAAGGGCAGATTGCCGAAACCCGTCTTGGGGCCAAGCGCTGGCTGCATCTGCCGGTGATCGGCACCATCCAGCCATCCGAGTTCATCAAGACGTTCTTCATCCTCGGACTGGCCCGGATGGTCAGCCTGCATAATGAGAACAATTTGGAGAGGACCTTGAAAACCGATACGCTGCTGTTGGCGAAAGCCGGCGTGATGCTCATTGTCCCGCTCGCTTTCATCATGAAGCAGCCGGATCTCGGGACGTCGCTGGTCTTCATCGCCATCACTGCTGCCGTTATCATCACATCAGGGATTTCCTGGAAGCTATTGGCGCCGATCATGGCGGTCGGTGCATCTGCTGGTGCGACGCTGCTGTGGATGGCTGTCTATGCCCAGGACTCCCTCGTCAGACTCGGCTTCGATCCGTATCAGTTCAAGCGGGTGTATTCGTGGCTCGATCCGTACTCGTATCCCGGAGAGGAAGGTTATAACCTGATCCAGGCGATGACCGCTATCGGATCCGGGGAGTTCACAGGGAAAGGATTCCGGGAGAGCGTCGTGTACATACCCGAAAATCATACGGATTTCATCATCAGTGTGATCGGTGAGGAATGGGGCTTCGTTGGGACAAGCCTGCTCATCACCTTATTTTTCGTGTTCATCTACCATTTGACGAAGATCGCGCTAACATTGAAGGACCCATTCAGCGTATATATCACTGCAGGCGTCATCGCCATGATCGGCTTCCATGTACTTGAAAATATCGGCATGAATATCCAGCTGCTGCCGATCACAGGGATCCCGCTGCCGTTCGTGAGTTACGGAGGCAGTTCGCTGTTCAGCAACATGTTCGCCATCGGGCTTGTATTCAGCATGCGGTTCCATCAGCAGGATTTCCATTTCGAAGCCGAGGAAGCGTAA
- a CDS encoding DEAD/DEAH box helicase encodes MTNFSELNISKSTQDSLKRMGFEEATPIQEGTVTFGMEGKDVIGQAQTGTGKTAAFGIPIIEKIDTSNPAVQALVIAPTRELAIQVSEEIYKIGYGKRARILSVFGGQEISRQIRALRNNPQIVVGTPGRILDHINRKTLKLDGVQTLVLDEADEMLNMGFIEDINAILSNVPDERQTLLFSATMPGPIRKIAETFMKDPEIVKIKSKEMTVENIEQFFVKAHEREKFDILSRLLNVHQPELAIVFGRTKRRVDELAHALNIRGYLAEGIHGDLTQAKRMSVLRQFKENKIDVLVATDVAARGLDISGVTHVYNFDIPQDPESYVHRIGRTGRAGKSGMAITFVTPREMGYLRIVEETTKKRMKPLQPPTSDEALMGQQKLAVDTLEEAVQKNELNDYTQFATDLLSKYDATDLVAAALKNLTKEPDATPVTITEERPLPSRRSSGGGRGGYKGNRSGGNRSFGGGRGYGGNRRSSGGRDGGRRDGGRRESGSRDRGRSDR; translated from the coding sequence TTGACGAATTTTTCAGAACTGAATATCAGTAAATCAACACAAGACTCACTAAAGAGGATGGGCTTCGAAGAGGCCACTCCGATCCAGGAAGGCACAGTCACATTCGGTATGGAAGGCAAGGACGTCATCGGCCAGGCCCAAACAGGTACAGGTAAGACAGCCGCATTCGGTATTCCGATCATCGAAAAGATCGATACGAGCAATCCGGCTGTACAGGCGCTTGTCATTGCACCGACCCGTGAACTTGCCATCCAGGTATCCGAAGAGATCTACAAAATCGGCTATGGGAAACGCGCACGCATCCTTTCCGTTTTCGGAGGTCAGGAGATTTCACGCCAGATCCGCGCGCTCCGCAACAATCCGCAGATCGTTGTCGGAACACCGGGCCGTATACTCGACCACATCAACCGGAAGACGCTGAAGCTTGACGGCGTGCAGACGCTCGTATTGGACGAGGCGGATGAAATGCTCAACATGGGCTTCATCGAAGATATCAACGCAATCCTTTCGAACGTTCCGGATGAGCGCCAGACACTCCTGTTCTCGGCAACCATGCCGGGACCGATCCGCAAAATCGCGGAAACGTTCATGAAAGATCCTGAAATCGTAAAGATCAAGTCGAAGGAAATGACTGTCGAGAACATCGAGCAGTTCTTCGTCAAAGCACACGAGCGGGAGAAGTTCGACATCCTGTCCCGTCTGCTGAACGTCCACCAGCCGGAACTTGCCATCGTATTCGGCCGCACGAAGCGCCGGGTAGACGAACTGGCTCACGCGCTCAACATCCGCGGATACCTTGCGGAAGGCATCCACGGTGACTTGACACAGGCGAAACGGATGTCCGTATTGCGCCAGTTCAAGGAGAACAAGATCGACGTGCTGGTTGCAACAGACGTTGCAGCCCGCGGACTTGATATTTCCGGCGTAACGCACGTTTACAACTTCGATATCCCGCAAGATCCTGAAAGCTACGTACACCGTATCGGCCGTACAGGCCGTGCAGGGAAGAGCGGGATGGCGATCACGTTCGTGACACCGCGTGAAATGGGCTACTTGCGCATCGTCGAGGAAACAACGAAGAAACGCATGAAGCCGCTTCAGCCGCCGACATCGGATGAAGCACTGATGGGTCAGCAGAAACTGGCTGTCGACACACTCGAAGAAGCAGTCCAGAAGAACGAATTGAACGATTACACTCAATTCGCGACGGACCTGCTGAGCAAATATGATGCAACCGACCTTGTAGCGGCTGCATTGAAAAACCTGACAAAAGAGCCGGATGCAACACCGGTTACGATTACGGAAGAACGTCCATTGCCTTCACGCCGATCTTCTGGCGGCGGACGCGGCGGTTACAAGGGCAACCGCAGCGGCGGCAACCGTTCATTCGGCGGAGGCCGCGGATATGGCGGCAACCGACGCAGCAGCGGCGGCCGTGATGGCGGACGTCGTGATGGCGGACGCCGTGAAAGCGGCAGCCGGGATCGCGGCCGTTCGGATCGATAA
- a CDS encoding D-alanine--D-alanine ligase has translation MKKKLGLVYGGKSAEHEVSLSTARAVTNAVDFDTYEVTPIYITPEGEWRTGEPLAAPAQTVDELRLPGSGGSEPDSIARFLQLKRKPDVILPLLHGTNGEDGTVQGLFEVMNIPYAGNGVLASSAGMDKVIMKQLFAQAGLAQVPYVHFIRSAWENNEARLLDAAEQTLEYPVFVKPANLGSSVGISKADSREGLAKAITFAFKFDRKIIIEQGVTAREVEMGVLGNDEPACSVPGEIKPLAAFYDYEAKYQDSSTELAIPAEVTEETADLMKQMAIRAFKVLDCSGLVRADFFVTETDEVLINEVNTMPGFTPTSMFPLLWQHTGVSYPELIDRLIELAIARHAEKQQIQYTMD, from the coding sequence ATGAAAAAAAAGCTTGGATTGGTGTACGGGGGAAAGTCAGCGGAGCATGAGGTGTCACTGTCGACCGCCCGCGCCGTAACGAACGCAGTGGATTTCGATACGTATGAAGTGACCCCCATCTACATAACGCCCGAAGGCGAATGGCGGACAGGGGAGCCCCTGGCAGCACCTGCACAGACGGTCGATGAGCTGCGGCTTCCGGGCAGCGGGGGCAGTGAACCGGACAGCATCGCCAGGTTCCTGCAGCTGAAGCGCAAACCCGACGTCATCCTTCCGCTGCTTCACGGTACAAATGGAGAAGACGGCACCGTACAGGGGCTGTTCGAAGTGATGAACATACCGTATGCGGGAAATGGCGTTCTTGCATCCTCGGCAGGCATGGACAAAGTCATCATGAAGCAGCTGTTCGCCCAGGCGGGGCTCGCCCAGGTGCCGTACGTGCATTTCATCCGCTCTGCGTGGGAGAACAACGAAGCCCGTCTGCTCGACGCGGCGGAACAGACACTGGAATACCCGGTATTCGTAAAACCTGCAAACCTCGGATCGAGTGTCGGCATCAGCAAAGCGGACTCACGCGAGGGCCTCGCGAAAGCCATCACATTCGCTTTCAAGTTCGACCGCAAAATCATCATCGAGCAGGGCGTGACGGCCCGCGAAGTCGAAATGGGTGTTCTCGGCAATGATGAGCCGGCCTGCAGCGTCCCGGGGGAGATCAAACCTCTTGCGGCGTTCTATGATTACGAAGCGAAATACCAGGACAGCAGTACGGAGCTTGCCATTCCTGCAGAGGTGACGGAAGAGACCGCAGACCTGATGAAACAGATGGCAATCCGTGCGTTCAAAGTGCTCGACTGCTCAGGATTGGTGCGCGCCGATTTCTTTGTCACGGAAACGGACGAGGTGCTCATCAACGAAGTGAACACGATGCCGGGCTTCACGCCAACGAGCATGTTCCCGCTGCTTTGGCAGCATACAGGTGTCAGCTATCCTGAACTGATCGACAGACTGATCGAACTGGCCATTGCACGGCATGCGGAAAAGCAGCAAATACAATACACAATGGATTGA
- a CDS encoding alpha/beta hydrolase, whose protein sequence is MKTGVIVLHGFTGGSFEVRPLLRLLREKTDWIVSVPVLPGHEIGGRLADVTAEAWLMEAEIEYRKLAKQTDRIAVIGFSMGGLIALYLALRYPIARLVLLSAAAKYIAPRLLMEDAAVILAQPVLRRFPPNTFYHLYQYKLRHTPVRAAFQFTRIVRQVAPYYSSVTAPVCIVQGKEDGIVPSSSAELLYEAIGSEEKHLIYSETGKHHICYSEDYEAWSGKVLNFLKSDPFAPDG, encoded by the coding sequence GTGAAGACGGGGGTTATCGTACTGCATGGTTTCACCGGCGGATCTTTTGAGGTCCGCCCGCTGCTCCGCCTTCTCCGGGAAAAGACGGACTGGATCGTCAGTGTGCCGGTGCTGCCCGGCCACGAGATCGGCGGCCGTCTGGCGGACGTCACAGCCGAGGCCTGGCTCATGGAAGCTGAAATCGAATATAGGAAACTCGCCAAACAGACCGACCGCATTGCCGTCATCGGCTTTTCGATGGGCGGGCTTATTGCGCTCTATCTGGCGCTCCGCTATCCGATCGCCCGGCTTGTACTGCTGAGCGCGGCTGCCAAGTATATCGCCCCCCGGCTGCTGATGGAGGACGCTGCTGTCATACTGGCCCAGCCGGTGCTGCGCCGGTTTCCGCCGAATACGTTTTATCACCTGTACCAGTATAAGCTGCGCCATACACCTGTGCGGGCCGCTTTCCAATTCACCCGTATCGTCCGTCAAGTTGCCCCTTATTACAGCTCCGTCACGGCGCCCGTCTGCATCGTGCAGGGGAAGGAAGACGGAATTGTCCCTTCGTCGAGCGCGGAATTGCTCTATGAGGCAATCGGCTCCGAAGAAAAACATCTGATCTATTCGGAAACAGGGAAACACCATATTTGCTACAGTGAAGATTATGAAGCGTGGTCCGGAAAAGTGCTGAACTTCCTGAAGTCCGATCCGTTTGCGCCTGACGGATGA
- a CDS encoding PH domain-containing protein gives MSERHYKLHWVTVLVETLKAVKDAILPLLVVLFTGSRNNDTGNWFLDNWSLLFGGGLALFLILSGLIKWLRFSYWFEDGELRIESGLFVKKKRYIPFERIQSLNYTEGIFHRPFGLVKVEVETAASGSGESEAELTAVTREDADRIKQRIAAGKRKQVEDGETELSEDRETAEEEGEQIFAMTPKQLIILATTSSGIGVIFSGAALFLSQFGEFLPIDKVSAELAGLLKFGVLLIGLLVLAALLGAWVLSIAMTFFSYYGFKARVVEDELIITRGLIEKKRTTIPLSRIQSVSLQENPLRQLFGYARVVVHSAGAAGDGSRIQLFPLVKKKEVYGPLQEIFPELDLRDPVQKLPKRGRKFYYRIDFFWMVPIAALISWFFYPYGLWSLLIFPIVMAFGLWQHRSAAWRITGNQATIRSRSFGLDTSYTMRRRIQSAEVRQTIFQKRKDVATIHLNVKSGMGVHRVGIRQMEHIEAERMLEWYDPEPGTGESGDPAGRPLDPAWRS, from the coding sequence ATGTCTGAACGGCATTACAAACTGCACTGGGTGACAGTGCTCGTGGAGACACTGAAAGCTGTGAAGGATGCGATTCTCCCGCTGCTGGTCGTCCTGTTCACCGGCAGCCGGAATAACGACACGGGAAATTGGTTCCTCGACAACTGGTCCCTGCTGTTCGGGGGAGGGCTTGCACTATTCCTCATTCTGAGCGGCCTTATCAAATGGCTCCGGTTCTCCTATTGGTTCGAAGACGGGGAACTGCGCATCGAGTCGGGACTGTTCGTCAAGAAGAAGCGGTATATCCCATTCGAACGGATCCAGAGCCTGAATTACACGGAAGGCATCTTTCACCGGCCTTTCGGTCTGGTGAAAGTGGAAGTCGAAACAGCCGCGTCAGGCAGCGGCGAGTCGGAAGCCGAATTGACAGCTGTCACCCGGGAAGACGCCGACCGTATCAAACAGAGGATTGCGGCTGGCAAACGAAAACAGGTGGAAGATGGAGAGACGGAATTGTCAGAGGACCGGGAGACCGCCGAAGAAGAAGGGGAACAGATATTCGCGATGACGCCGAAACAGCTTATCATCCTGGCGACAACCTCCAGCGGAATCGGCGTCATCTTTTCGGGCGCTGCCCTCTTCCTCTCGCAGTTCGGTGAATTCCTGCCGATCGACAAAGTAAGTGCAGAGCTGGCCGGCCTGTTGAAGTTCGGCGTCCTGCTGATCGGACTGCTTGTCTTGGCAGCTCTGCTCGGTGCGTGGGTCCTGTCGATCGCGATGACGTTCTTCTCCTACTACGGCTTCAAGGCTAGAGTAGTCGAGGATGAACTCATCATCACACGGGGGTTGATCGAGAAGAAACGCACGACCATTCCGCTGAGCCGCATCCAGAGTGTCAGTCTGCAGGAGAACCCGCTCCGTCAGTTGTTCGGCTACGCCCGGGTTGTCGTGCACAGCGCCGGGGCGGCCGGAGACGGCTCACGGATCCAGCTGTTCCCTCTGGTGAAGAAGAAAGAAGTGTATGGGCCGCTTCAGGAGATCTTCCCGGAACTCGATCTGAGAGACCCCGTGCAGAAGCTGCCGAAGCGGGGCCGCAAGTTCTACTATCGGATCGACTTTTTCTGGATGGTGCCGATCGCTGCGCTGATCAGCTGGTTTTTCTACCCATATGGACTCTGGTCGCTCCTTATTTTTCCGATTGTCATGGCATTCGGTCTGTGGCAGCACCGGTCGGCCGCCTGGCGGATCACAGGCAATCAGGCGACTATCCGGTCACGCAGTTTCGGACTGGATACTTCCTATACGATGCGCAGGAGAATCCAATCGGCCGAAGTGCGGCAGACCATCTTTCAAAAACGGAAAGACGTCGCTACCATCCATTTAAACGTAAAATCAGGAATGGGCGTCCACCGTGTCGGCATCAGGCAGATGGAGCATATTGAAGCGGAGCGGATGCTGGAGTGGTACGACCCGGAACCGGGCACCGGGGAATCCGGAGATCCCGCCGGCCGGCCGCTGGATCCGGCATGGCGATCTTGA